A region from the Dendropsophus ebraccatus isolate aDenEbr1 chromosome 1, aDenEbr1.pat, whole genome shotgun sequence genome encodes:
- the KLHDC10 gene encoding kelch domain-containing protein 10 isoform X2 — MAAEAGGGEPLVRFVKLSGRAAGRRSPPARSGHRCVADNTNLYVFGGYNPDYDESGGLENEDYPLFRELWRYHFATGTWHQMGTDGYMPRELASMSLVLHGYNLLVFGGTGIPFGESNGNDVHVCNVKYKRWEKLNCDGKKPNRIYGQAMAIINGFLYVFGGTTGYIYSTDLHRLDLSTREWVQLKPNNPPCDLPEERYRHEIAHDNQRIYVLGGGTSWTAYSLDKIHAYNLETNTWEDIPTKPHENLGFPAARRCHSCVQIKHEVFICGGYNGEVILGDLWKLNLQTFKWTRLPAVMPEPAYFHCAAVTPAGCMYIHGGVVNIQQNKRTGSLFKIWLVVPSLLELCWENLIKYFPHLAHLPTNQLLQLGLSQGLIERLK; from the exons GTCGCAGGTCACCTCCTGCAAGAAGTGGACACcgatgtgtggctgataataCTAATTTATATGTATTTGGTGGCTATAACCCTGACTATGATGAATCAGGTGGCCTAGAAAATGAAGATTACCCTCTTTTTAGAGAGCTTTGGCGATATCACTTTGCCACAGGAACATGGCATCAAATGGGGACAGATGGTTACATGCCAAGGGAACTTGCATCCATGTCAT TGGTTTTACATGGATACAATCTCCTGGTGTTTGGAGGCACTGGGATCCCATTTGGTGAAAGCAATGGTAATGATGTTCATGTCTGTAATGTAAAGTATAAGAGATGGGAGAAGCTAAACTGTGATGGAAAGAAACCCAACCGCATTTATGGCCAG GCAATGGCAATTATAAATGGCTTCCTATATGTATTTGGAGGAACAACTGGCTATATTTACAGTACAGATCTACATCGATTAGACCTCTCTACTAGAGAATGGGTGCAGCTGAAGCCTAACAACCCACCTTGTGATTTACCAGAGGAAAG GTATAGGCATGAAATAGCACATGATAATCAGAGGATCTATGTATTAGGAGGTGGAACATCATGGACTGCTTACTCTTTAGACAAG ATTCATGCGTATAACCTTGAAACCAACACTTGGGAGGACATTCCAACCAAGCCACACGAAAATCTAG GTTTTCCAGCTGCCAGAAGATGTCATAGCTGTGTCCAAATAAAACATG AGGTTTTTATATGTGGTGGTTACAATGGAGAGGTTATACTGGGTGATCTCTGGAAGCTAAACCTGCAGACCTTTAAGTGGACAAGACTTCCTGCCGTGATGCCCGAACCAGCATACTTCCACTGTGCAGCGGTGACACCG gCTGGCTGTATGTATATCCATGGAGGAGTGGTTAATATCCAGCAGAATAAGCGGACTGGATCTTTGTTCAAAATCTGGCTTGTTGTCCCCAGTCTTCTAGAACTGTGTTGGGAGAACTTGATAAAATATTTCCCTCACCTTGCTCACCTCCCAACAAATCAGCTCCTACAGCTTGGACTATCACAAGGACTTATAGAGAGACTGAAATGA
- the KLHDC10 gene encoding kelch domain-containing protein 10 isoform X1, with product MAAEAGGGEPLVRFVKLSGRAAGSKKKVRWFPVRRLFTHSCPSIRIPSRFLREGRRSPPARSGHRCVADNTNLYVFGGYNPDYDESGGLENEDYPLFRELWRYHFATGTWHQMGTDGYMPRELASMSLVLHGYNLLVFGGTGIPFGESNGNDVHVCNVKYKRWEKLNCDGKKPNRIYGQAMAIINGFLYVFGGTTGYIYSTDLHRLDLSTREWVQLKPNNPPCDLPEERYRHEIAHDNQRIYVLGGGTSWTAYSLDKIHAYNLETNTWEDIPTKPHENLGFPAARRCHSCVQIKHEVFICGGYNGEVILGDLWKLNLQTFKWTRLPAVMPEPAYFHCAAVTPAGCMYIHGGVVNIQQNKRTGSLFKIWLVVPSLLELCWENLIKYFPHLAHLPTNQLLQLGLSQGLIERLK from the exons GCTCTAAGAAGAAGGTACGCTGGTTTCCCGTTAGGCGACTCTTCACCCACTCCTGTCCCAGCATCAGGATTCCTAGCAGGTTTTTAAGAGAAG GTCGCAGGTCACCTCCTGCAAGAAGTGGACACcgatgtgtggctgataataCTAATTTATATGTATTTGGTGGCTATAACCCTGACTATGATGAATCAGGTGGCCTAGAAAATGAAGATTACCCTCTTTTTAGAGAGCTTTGGCGATATCACTTTGCCACAGGAACATGGCATCAAATGGGGACAGATGGTTACATGCCAAGGGAACTTGCATCCATGTCAT TGGTTTTACATGGATACAATCTCCTGGTGTTTGGAGGCACTGGGATCCCATTTGGTGAAAGCAATGGTAATGATGTTCATGTCTGTAATGTAAAGTATAAGAGATGGGAGAAGCTAAACTGTGATGGAAAGAAACCCAACCGCATTTATGGCCAG GCAATGGCAATTATAAATGGCTTCCTATATGTATTTGGAGGAACAACTGGCTATATTTACAGTACAGATCTACATCGATTAGACCTCTCTACTAGAGAATGGGTGCAGCTGAAGCCTAACAACCCACCTTGTGATTTACCAGAGGAAAG GTATAGGCATGAAATAGCACATGATAATCAGAGGATCTATGTATTAGGAGGTGGAACATCATGGACTGCTTACTCTTTAGACAAG ATTCATGCGTATAACCTTGAAACCAACACTTGGGAGGACATTCCAACCAAGCCACACGAAAATCTAG GTTTTCCAGCTGCCAGAAGATGTCATAGCTGTGTCCAAATAAAACATG AGGTTTTTATATGTGGTGGTTACAATGGAGAGGTTATACTGGGTGATCTCTGGAAGCTAAACCTGCAGACCTTTAAGTGGACAAGACTTCCTGCCGTGATGCCCGAACCAGCATACTTCCACTGTGCAGCGGTGACACCG gCTGGCTGTATGTATATCCATGGAGGAGTGGTTAATATCCAGCAGAATAAGCGGACTGGATCTTTGTTCAAAATCTGGCTTGTTGTCCCCAGTCTTCTAGAACTGTGTTGGGAGAACTTGATAAAATATTTCCCTCACCTTGCTCACCTCCCAACAAATCAGCTCCTACAGCTTGGACTATCACAAGGACTTATAGAGAGACTGAAATGA